One genomic window of Elaeis guineensis isolate ETL-2024a chromosome 2, EG11, whole genome shotgun sequence includes the following:
- the LOC105041191 gene encoding protein VTE6, chloroplastic yields MAYTLLLPLSRPPLSAPPLRRLSVPNSLPLFSVPKTLVLNPRSRVPRMLSPPRAFSFQELAGLQNSLLDLLRASPPTWKSAIASNLLIFLVGSPILVSGLSTSGIGAAFLLGALTWRAFGWPGFLLVAAYFVVGTVATKLKITQKEALGVAEKRRGRRGPGSVIGSSAAGCVCAFLSICGIGGRSFAGLWQLGFVASFCTKLSDTVSSEIGKAYGKTAYLVTTFKVVPRGTEGAVSVEGTIAGFLASILLASIGYFLREIDVPQAAICVLASQIANFGESLIGAALQDKEGFRWLNNDAVNVINISIGSILAVLMQQFMLQS; encoded by the exons ATGGCCTACACTCTTTTGCTCCCACTCTCCAGACCACCGCTGTCGGCGCCTCCTCTCCGGCGACTCTCCGTCCCCAATTCCCTCCCGTTATTCTCGGTCCCCAAAACCCTAGTCCTCAATCCGAGATCTAGGGTTCCGAGAATGCTCTCTCCCCCCAGGGCCTTCTCGTTTCAAGAGCTAGCGGGGCTCCAGAACTCGCTCCTCGATCTCCTCCGGGCCTCGCCCCCAACGTGGAAGTCCGCGATCGCCAGCAATCTCCTTATTTTTCTCGTTGGTTCCCCGATTCTCGTCTCGGGGCTCTCCACTTCAGGGATTGGAGCGGCGTTTCTCCTGGGAGCCTTAACGTGGAGGGCCTTCGGGTGGCCTGGATTCCTCCTTGTTGCGGCCTATTTCGTTGTT GGAACAGTGGCAACAAAGTTGAAGATAACACAGAAAGAAGCTTTAGGAGTGgctgagaaaaggagaggaagaagagggccAGGCAGCGTTATTGGATCTAGTGCTGCTGGTTGTGTTTGTGCTTTCCTATCAATATGTGGTATTGGTGGCCGTTCATTTGCAGGGCTTTGGCAACTTGGCTTTGTTGCCAGTTTCTGTACTAAGTTGAGTGACACAGTTTCCAGTGAGATAGGCAAGGCATATGGGAAGACTGC GTATCTTGTCACAACATTCAAGGTAGTCCCAAGAGGTACAGAAGGAGCTGTAAGTGTGGAGGGGACCATTGCTGGGTTTTTAGCTTCAATTCTTCTTGCTAGCATTGGTTATTTTCTGAGAGAG ATAGATGTACCCCAGGCTGCTATATGCGTTCTAGCATCTCAGATTGCAAATTTTGGTGAGAGCCTAATTGGTGCTGCGCTACAAGACAAAGAAGGTTTTCGATGG TTGAACAACGATGCTGTCAATGTAATCAACATCTCCATCGGCAGCATTTTGGCCGTTCTGATGCAGCAGTTCATGCTACAGAGCTAA
- the LOC105041206 gene encoding uncharacterized protein: MMSPALLSLPQVLVVLPLLLSLPCFTVSTQPLGTNNHSQAQMLQSMSMAPPERETLFHVMETMSSDRDWRFSNPDPCMPGSFWPGIECKPGSDNHLHVTRLDFGATPNPTCKNTATFPSEVFDLPYLQSLFFFNCFKTTKTSLSMPPPAYKPAAYASLQQLSLKSNPSLIGPIPPHISSLSSLQVLTLSQNHLHGKIPEGISGLTSLIHLDLSYNSLTGSIPAQLGSLSSLTGLDLSYNSLTGSIPPSIGQLSQLQKLDLSSNSLSGSVPESLENLGLLAFLALSNNKLSGQLPKGLPKLQNLQYFIMDGNPMFVPLPYQLGRLSKLQELRLANSGYSGSIPRSFALLANLTTLSLENNRLTGEIPAGLSGLSRMYHLNLSRNMLAGVVPFNAGFIKRLGKNLDLSGNPGLCLNGPESSDSISVGVEVCGGNRSASSMQQPLRSSARAPSSLFSNFPLLLGCLALWPVTGF, translated from the coding sequence ATGATGTCTCCTGCCCTTCTCTCCCTCCCCCAGGTCCTGGTCGTGCTTCCTCTTCTGCTTTCACTTCCTTGTTTTACCGTCTCCACTCAACCCTTGGGGACCAACAACCATAGCCAAGCCCAAATGCTTCAATCCATGAGCATGGCCCCTCCTGAGAGGGAGACCCTCTTCCATGTGATGGAGACCATGTCCTCTGATAGGGACTGGAGGTTCTCCAACCCAGACCCATGCATGCCGGGCTCCTTTTGGCCTGGTATTGAATGCAAGCCAGGCAGTGACAATCACCTCCATGTCACAAGGCTGGACTTTGGAGCCACACCCAACCCGACTTGCAAGAACACTGCCACCTTCCCATCTGAGGTCTTTGACCTCCCTTATCTccaatctcttttcttcttcaacTGCTTTAAGACCACCAAAACCAGCCTCTCCATGCCGCCACCAGCCTACAAACCAGCTGCTTATGCTTCTCTCCAACAGCTTAGCCTTAAATCAAATCCATCCTTGATAGGTCCCATACCACCCCATATCTCCTCCCTCTCCTCGCTCCAAGTCCTCACGCTCTCTCAAAACCACCTCCATGGAAAGATCCCTGAGGGCATCTCCGGCCTGACCTCCCTCATCCACCTGGACCTCAGCTACAACTCCCTCACAGGCAGCATACCAGCCCAGCTGGGTAGTCTTAGCAGCCTGACAGGCCTTGATCTCAGCTACAACTCCCTCACTGGATCCATCCCACCATCAATTGGGCAGCTAAGTCAACTCCAGAAACTTGATTTGAGCTCTAATTCACTGTCTGGAAGCGTCCCAGAGAGCTTGGAAAATCTCGGCCTGCTGGCTTTCTTAGCCCTCAGCAACAACAAGTTGAGTGGGCAGCTACCAAAGGGCCTGCCAAAGCTCCAGAACCTCCAGTACTTCATAATGGATGGCAACCCCATGTTCGTCCCACTGCCCTACCAGCTTGGGAGGTTGTCGAAGCTGCAGGAGCTCCGGCTAGCCAACTCGGGCTACTCGGGTTCGATCCCCAGGAGCTTTGCCCTGTTGGCCAATCTCACCACCCTGTCTTTGGAGAACAACAGGCTCACTGGTGAGATTCCAGCAGGTTTAAGCGGCCTCAGCAGGATGTACCATTTGAATTTGAGCAGGAACATGCTAGCTGGTGTGGTTCCTTTCAATGCCGGCTTCATTAAAAGGCTTGGGAAGAACCTGGACTTAAGTGGGAACCCAGGCTTGTGTCTCAATGGACCTGAGAGCTCTGATAGCATCAGTGTTGGGGTTGAAGTTTGTGGAGGTAACAGAAGCGCCTCCTCCATGCAGCAGCCATTGAGGAGCTCAGCCAGAGCTCCATCATCTCTGTTCTCTAACTTTCCCCTGTTACTGGGTTGTTTAGCTCTCTGGCCTGTTACTGGGTTTTAA
- the LOC105041180 gene encoding oil body-associated protein 2B — protein sequence MSSSDEKPAPTPVAGGEGATPPGRPTTVASQLVDMGASMLQALKPVRQMKQHVCSFALYGHDLGRQIETHHYVSRLNQDFLQCAVYDSDQPSAHLIGVEYVVSDRIFETLPSEEQKLWHSHAYEIKSGLWVSPGVPEMLQKPELREMTKTYGKFWCTWQVDRGDRLPMGAPGLMMSPQGVSLGSVRPDLVKSRDDRYKISSEELKESRLEMEEPEWIHPNADYWKQNGKGFAVDVVETEMKRRAPFP from the exons ATGTCCTCAAGCGACGAGAAGCCGGCGCCCACGCCGGTGGCCGGCGGAGAAGGGGCGACGCCGCCGGGGAGGCCGACGACGGTGGCGTCGCAGCTGGTGGACATGGGGGCGTCGATGCTGCAGGCGTTGAAGCCGGTGCGGCAGATGAAGCAGCACGTGTGCAGCTTCGCGCTTTACGGGCACGATCTCGGCCGTCAGATCGAGACCCACCACTACGTTTCCCGCCTCAACCAGGACTTCCTCCAGTGCGCCGTCTATGATTCCGATCAGCCCTCAGCCCACCTTATCG GTGTGGAGTACGTTGTATCTGATCGAATATTTGAGACGCTGCCATCAGAGGAACAGAAGCTGTGGCACTCCCATGCCTACGAGATCAAGTCTGGGCTGTGGGTTAGCCCTGGTGTCCCAGAGATGTTACAAAAACCCGAGCTTCGCGAGATGACCAAGACTTATGGCAAGTTCTGGTGCACCTGGCAGGTGGACCGCGGCGACCGCCTGCCGATGGGCGCGCCCGGCCTGATGATGTCGCCCCAGGGGGTGAGCTTGGGCTCGGTGCGGCCCGACCTGGTCAAGAGCCGGGACGACAGGTACAAGATATCGAGCGAGGAGCTAAAGGAGTCGAGGCTGGAGATGGAAGAGCCCGAGTGGATCCACCCGAATGCCGACTACTGGAAGCAGAATGGGAAGGGGTTTGCAGTGGACGTTGTGGAGACGGAGATGAAGCGCAGGGCTCCTTTTCCATGA